One genomic window of Roseateles sp. DAIF2 includes the following:
- a CDS encoding endonuclease/exonuclease/phosphatase family protein — MIRPAFKQTVQPPQTSILSPHLRVATYNIHKGVRGVGPQKRLEIHNLGLGVEALDADMVFLQEVRHFHHADAKAFQRTWFGWPDQGQAEFLAPEGYDVAYRTNAVTKHGEHGNALLSRWPIGEIGHHDVSDHRFEQRGLLHVPVQWQGLTVHAVVAHLGLMHGSRVRQVQRLAEYIQAEVPAEGLLVVAGDFNDWGEKLDAPMREFGLARAQAPGQRRLATFPSRLPFFSLDRIYTRGLRCVSTQVPRGPVWARMSDHLPLVAEFELA; from the coding sequence ATGATCCGCCCCGCCTTCAAGCAGACGGTGCAGCCGCCGCAGACCAGCATCCTGAGCCCGCATCTGCGCGTGGCCACCTACAACATCCACAAGGGCGTGCGCGGCGTCGGGCCGCAGAAGCGCCTGGAGATCCACAACCTGGGCCTGGGCGTCGAGGCGCTGGATGCTGACATGGTGTTCCTGCAGGAGGTGCGCCATTTCCACCATGCCGATGCCAAGGCCTTCCAGCGCACCTGGTTCGGCTGGCCCGATCAGGGCCAGGCCGAGTTCCTGGCGCCCGAGGGCTATGACGTGGCCTACCGCACCAATGCGGTCACCAAGCATGGCGAGCATGGCAATGCGCTGCTGTCGCGCTGGCCGATCGGCGAGATCGGCCACCACGATGTCTCCGACCATCGCTTCGAGCAGCGCGGCCTCTTGCATGTGCCGGTGCAATGGCAGGGCCTGACCGTGCATGCGGTGGTGGCCCATCTGGGCCTGATGCATGGCAGCCGGGTGCGCCAGGTGCAGCGCCTGGCCGAGTACATCCAGGCCGAGGTGCCGGCCGAGGGGCTGCTGGTGGTGGCCGGCGACTTCAACGACTGGGGCGAGAAGCTCGACGCGCCGATGCGCGAGTTCGGCCTGGCGCGGGCCCAGGCGCCGGGCCAGCGGCGCCTGGCCACCTTCCCCTCGCGCCTGCCCTTCTTCTCGCTGGACCGCATCTACACGCGCGGCCTGCGCTGCGTCAGCACCCAGGTGCCGCGCGGCCCGGTGTGGGC
- the nudB gene encoding dihydroneopterin triphosphate diphosphatase: MSESAVQARPYKIPESVLVVIHTPDLQVLMLERADRPGFWQSVTGSLDAPDEALDQTARREVLEETGIDIALSGAVLRDWRLSNVYEIYPVWRHRYAPGVTHNTEHVFGLTVPAGTAVRLAPREHLQYRWLPWRAAADLCFSPSNAEAVLQLPRFTPAS; the protein is encoded by the coding sequence ATGAGCGAGAGTGCAGTGCAAGCCCGGCCCTACAAGATTCCGGAGTCGGTCCTGGTGGTGATCCACACGCCGGACCTGCAGGTGCTGATGCTGGAGCGGGCCGACCGCCCCGGCTTCTGGCAGAGCGTGACCGGTTCGCTGGACGCGCCGGATGAGGCGCTGGACCAGACCGCGCGGCGCGAGGTGCTGGAGGAGACCGGCATCGACATCGCCCTGAGCGGCGCGGTGCTGCGCGACTGGCGCCTGAGCAATGTCTACGAGATCTACCCGGTCTGGCGCCATCGCTACGCGCCCGGCGTGACCCACAACACCGAGCATGTGTTCGGCCTGACCGTGCCGGCCGGCACCGCGGTGCGGCTGGCGCCGCGCGAGCATCTGCAGTACCGCTGGCTGCCCTGGCGCGCCGCGGCCGACCTGTGCTTCTCGCCCTCCAATGCGGAGGCCGTGCTGCAGCTGCCGCGTTTCACCCCCGCATCCTGA
- a CDS encoding DMT family transporter yields the protein MSHPAQPPIAIAPGDPAASRGLWLGWAALGLTLCIWAGFFVSLRAGARAALPPAELALIRFGPAGLLFAPLLWRARHRLLALPRRLLLLIVAGAGLPYFLIAGWGMRHAPVADGATLIPGTLPLFTALLAAALHGRQALARWPALLCIAAGVATMLALQAGEVGRAQGYALFLLGSVMWSAYTLALRQARLTPLEAAALISSVSLLLLAPWLLWQWWQAPLLLVTLSRDQLLLQLALQGLGVGLISTLSYSVAVARLGAQRSATAGALTPVLAAVLALPLFGERPDGVTLAGMLLIAAGVLWSQRQR from the coding sequence ATGTCCCATCCCGCCCAGCCTCCCATCGCCATCGCCCCGGGCGATCCCGCCGCCAGCCGCGGCCTCTGGCTGGGCTGGGCCGCGCTGGGCCTGACCCTGTGCATCTGGGCCGGCTTCTTCGTCTCGCTGCGCGCCGGTGCGCGTGCCGCGCTGCCGCCGGCCGAGCTGGCGCTGATCCGCTTCGGGCCGGCCGGCCTGCTGTTCGCGCCGCTGCTGTGGCGCGCCCGCCATCGCCTGCTGGCCCTGCCGCGCCGCCTGCTGCTGCTGATCGTGGCGGGCGCCGGCCTGCCTTACTTCCTGATCGCCGGCTGGGGCATGCGCCATGCGCCGGTGGCCGATGGCGCGACCCTGATCCCCGGCACCCTGCCGCTCTTCACCGCGCTGCTGGCCGCGGCCCTGCATGGGCGCCAGGCGCTGGCGCGCTGGCCGGCCCTGTTGTGCATCGCGGCCGGTGTCGCGACGATGCTGGCGTTGCAGGCCGGGGAGGTCGGTCGGGCCCAGGGCTATGCGCTGTTCCTGCTGGGCAGTGTGATGTGGTCGGCCTACACCCTGGCGCTGCGCCAGGCGCGGCTGACGCCGCTGGAGGCGGCGGCGCTGATCTCCAGCGTCTCGCTGCTGCTGCTCGCGCCCTGGCTGCTGTGGCAATGGTGGCAGGCGCCGTTGCTGCTGGTCACGCTGAGCCGCGATCAGCTGCTGCTGCAGCTGGCGCTGCAGGGTCTCGGTGTCGGCCTGATCTCGACGCTCAGCTACAGCGTCGCGGTGGCCCGCCTGGGCGCGCAGCGCAGCGCCACCGCCGGCGCGCTGACCCCGGTGCTGGCCGCGGTGCTGGCGCTGCCGCTGTTCGGCGAGCGGCCGGACGGCGTGACCCTGGCCGGCATGCTGCTGATCGCGGCCGGCGTGCTGTGGAGCCAGCGCCAGCGTTGA
- a CDS encoding Lrp/AsnC family transcriptional regulator — translation MDRIDLQLLDLLQREGRLTVAELAERVALSQSPCARRLKRLEDGGLIAGYRAVLDRQALRLASTVFVNVRLMHHRADAVQQFEAAMQAMDEVISCHVVSGSHDYLLEVVVGTLGDYEQIVRRLQALPVVQDINSSFAIRCVKSGAPLPLRLPD, via the coding sequence ATGGACCGTATCGACCTGCAATTGCTGGACCTCTTGCAACGCGAGGGCCGGCTCACGGTGGCCGAGCTGGCCGAGCGGGTGGCGCTGTCGCAAAGCCCCTGCGCGCGCCGCCTCAAGCGCCTGGAGGACGGCGGCCTGATCGCCGGCTACCGCGCGGTGCTGGACCGCCAGGCGCTGCGCCTGGCCAGCACGGTGTTCGTCAATGTGCGGCTGATGCACCACCGTGCCGATGCGGTGCAGCAGTTCGAGGCCGCGATGCAGGCGATGGACGAGGTGATCAGTTGCCATGTGGTCTCGGGCAGCCATGACTACCTGCTGGAGGTGGTGGTCGGTACCCTGGGCGACTACGAGCAGATCGTGCGCCGGCTGCAGGCCCTGCCGGTGGTGCAGGACATCAACAGCAGCTTCGCGATCCGCTGCGTCAAGAGCGGCGCGCCGCTGCCGCTGCGCCTGCCGGACTAG
- a CDS encoding cell division protein FtsI, whose translation MARARALLLIAPLLAAALSSGCSVFSPAPAWELIKAGSGVAGTALAYGPSRASQTVHHGEPVPGSVCIEFNRDVQSGELVPALQAELRGQRVASRVYEAGTDWPDCRIWLRYVASIQWGEPPLSSGYKPYLSAAALSLHHADGRLLSSSSYQLDDGLGMGRWSSTRDKLAPVVKALLTGFEN comes from the coding sequence ATGGCGCGCGCGCGCGCCCTCCTGCTCATCGCCCCGCTGCTCGCCGCGGCGCTGTCGAGCGGCTGCTCGGTGTTCAGCCCGGCCCCGGCCTGGGAACTGATCAAGGCCGGCTCCGGCGTGGCCGGCACCGCGCTGGCCTACGGCCCCTCGCGGGCCAGCCAGACCGTGCACCATGGCGAGCCGGTGCCCGGCAGCGTCTGCATCGAGTTCAACCGAGACGTGCAGTCCGGCGAGCTGGTGCCGGCGCTGCAGGCCGAGCTGCGTGGGCAGCGTGTCGCCAGCCGCGTCTACGAGGCCGGCACCGACTGGCCGGACTGCCGCATCTGGCTGCGCTATGTGGCCAGCATCCAATGGGGCGAGCCGCCGCTGTCCAGCGGCTACAAGCCCTATCTGAGCGCCGCCGCGCTCAGCCTGCACCATGCCGACGGCCGCCTGCTGTCCAGCAGCAGCTACCAGCTCGACGACGGGCTCGGCATGGGGCGCTGGAGCTCGACCCGCGACAAGCTGGCGCCGGTGGTGAAGGCGCTGCTGACCGGCTTCGAGAACTGA
- a CDS encoding flagellar basal body L-ring protein FlgH, with protein sequence MHSRRRFGALALAALLAGCAGGPPPSIVHGPLIAPPMQPATYVERVNKGGIYQPHMQTTSLFSNEKKPRQIGDSVKVDIAEHLRASQKQATDTSRDNKLAVKGPGGSQAGGLLGSILNADARASGNDAFKGSGQTESTSSFAAQLAAAVINVLPNGHLVVAGERSMAFNGGVSTLRFSGVVDPRDIKPGNVVASVDVVNARLEVAGQGDVSEAAQRNWLQRVLTQSLSVW encoded by the coding sequence ATGCATTCACGCCGCCGCTTCGGCGCGCTTGCGCTCGCCGCCCTGCTGGCCGGCTGCGCCGGCGGCCCGCCGCCCAGCATCGTGCACGGCCCGCTGATCGCGCCGCCGATGCAGCCCGCCACCTATGTGGAGCGAGTCAACAAGGGCGGCATCTACCAGCCGCATATGCAGACCACCAGCCTGTTCTCCAACGAGAAGAAGCCGCGCCAGATCGGCGACTCGGTGAAGGTGGACATCGCCGAGCATCTGCGCGCCAGCCAGAAGCAGGCCACCGACACCAGCCGCGACAACAAGCTGGCGGTCAAGGGCCCGGGCGGCAGCCAGGCCGGCGGCCTGCTCGGCTCGATCCTGAATGCCGATGCCCGCGCCTCCGGCAACGACGCCTTCAAGGGCTCGGGCCAGACCGAGAGCACGAGCAGCTTCGCCGCGCAGCTGGCGGCGGCGGTGATCAATGTGCTGCCCAACGGCCATCTGGTGGTCGCCGGCGAGCGCAGCATGGCCTTCAACGGCGGCGTCAGCACCCTGCGCTTTTCCGGCGTGGTCGACCCCCGCGACATCAAGCCGGGCAATGTGGTGGCCTCGGTCGATGTCGTCAACGCGCGGCTGGAGGTGGCCGGCCAGGGCGATGTCTCCGAGGCCGCGCAGCGCAACTGGCTGCAGCGCGTGCTGACGCAGAGCCTGTCGGTCTGGTAA
- the aspS gene encoding aspartate--tRNA ligase: MRTCYAGQVSEKLLDQTVTLMGWAHRRRDHGGVIFIDLRDREGLVQIVCDPDRAEMFKIAEDVRNEFCLKVVGKVRARPAGTENANLVSGKVEVLCHELEVLNPSVTPPFQLDDENLSETTRLTHRVLDLRRPYMQNNLMLRYRVAMEVRKFLDEQGFVDIETPMLTKSTPEGARDYLVPSRVHDGMFFALPQSPQLFKQLLMVAGFDRYYQITKCFRDEDLRADRQPEFTQIDIETSFLTEEEIRSMFEGMIRHVFRKALNVELGDYPVMKYADAMFLYGSDKPDLRVKLQFTELTEVMADVDFKVFSTPATTKGGRVVALRVPGGAAMSRGEIDSYTEFVKIYGAKGLAWIKVNEVAKGREGLQSPIVKNLHDAAIAEILKRTGAADGDLIFFGADKAKVVNDAIGALRLKVGHSEFGKANGLFEDKWAPLWVVDFPMFEEDEENKRWSAVHHPFTAPKDGHEDLMTSDPGACIAKAYDMVLNGWELGGGSVRIHKADVQAKVFEALNISPEEQRVKFGFLLDALQYGAPPHGGLAFGLDRIVTMMTKADSIRDVIAFPKTQRAQCLLTGAPSYVDEKQLRELHIRLRNPGTAAA; this comes from the coding sequence ATGCGAACCTGCTACGCCGGCCAAGTCAGCGAGAAGCTGCTCGACCAGACCGTGACCCTGATGGGCTGGGCCCATCGCCGCCGCGACCATGGCGGCGTGATCTTCATCGACCTGCGCGATCGCGAGGGCCTGGTGCAGATCGTCTGCGACCCGGACCGCGCCGAGATGTTCAAGATCGCGGAAGATGTGCGCAACGAGTTCTGCCTGAAGGTGGTCGGCAAGGTGCGCGCGCGCCCGGCCGGCACCGAGAACGCCAACCTGGTGAGCGGCAAGGTCGAGGTGCTGTGCCACGAGCTGGAAGTGCTGAACCCCAGCGTCACGCCCCCGTTCCAGCTGGACGACGAGAACCTGTCGGAGACGACGCGCCTGACGCACCGCGTGCTGGACCTGCGCCGTCCCTACATGCAGAACAACCTGATGCTGCGCTACCGCGTGGCCATGGAAGTGCGCAAGTTCCTGGACGAGCAGGGCTTCGTCGACATCGAGACCCCGATGCTGACCAAGAGCACGCCGGAGGGCGCGCGCGACTACCTGGTGCCCAGCCGCGTGCATGACGGCATGTTCTTCGCGCTGCCGCAGTCGCCCCAGCTGTTCAAGCAGCTGCTGATGGTGGCCGGTTTCGATCGCTACTACCAGATCACCAAGTGCTTCCGCGACGAGGACCTGCGCGCCGACCGCCAGCCCGAGTTCACCCAGATCGATATCGAGACCTCGTTCCTGACGGAAGAGGAAATCCGCTCGATGTTCGAGGGCATGATCCGCCATGTCTTCCGCAAGGCGCTGAATGTCGAGCTGGGCGACTACCCGGTGATGAAGTACGCCGACGCGATGTTCCTGTACGGCTCGGACAAGCCCGACCTGCGCGTCAAGCTGCAGTTCACCGAGCTGACCGAGGTGATGGCCGACGTCGACTTCAAGGTCTTCTCGACCCCCGCCACCACCAAGGGCGGCCGCGTCGTGGCCCTGCGCGTGCCGGGTGGCGCCGCGATGAGCCGCGGCGAGATCGACAGCTACACCGAGTTCGTCAAGATCTACGGCGCCAAGGGCCTGGCCTGGATCAAGGTCAACGAGGTGGCCAAGGGCCGCGAGGGCCTGCAGTCGCCGATCGTCAAGAACCTGCACGACGCCGCGATTGCCGAGATCCTGAAGCGCACCGGCGCCGCCGACGGCGACCTGATCTTCTTCGGTGCCGACAAGGCCAAGGTCGTCAACGACGCCATCGGCGCGCTGCGCCTGAAGGTCGGCCACAGCGAGTTCGGCAAGGCCAATGGCCTGTTCGAGGACAAGTGGGCGCCGCTGTGGGTGGTCGACTTCCCGATGTTCGAGGAGGACGAGGAGAACAAGCGCTGGTCCGCCGTGCATCATCCCTTCACCGCGCCGAAGGACGGCCATGAGGACCTGATGACCAGCGACCCGGGTGCCTGCATCGCCAAGGCCTACGACATGGTGCTGAACGGCTGGGAGCTGGGCGGCGGCTCGGTGCGTATCCACAAGGCCGATGTGCAGGCCAAGGTCTTCGAGGCGCTGAACATCAGCCCCGAGGAGCAGCGCGTCAAGTTCGGCTTCCTGCTGGATGCGCTGCAGTACGGCGCGCCCCCGCATGGCGGCCTGGCCTTCGGCCTGGATCGCATCGTCACGATGATGACCAAGGCCGACTCGATCCGCGACGTGATCGCCTTCCCCAAGACCCAGCGCGCGCAATGCCTGCTGACCGGTGCCCCGTCCTATGTCGACGAGAAGCAGCTGCGCGAGCTGCACATCCGCCTGCGCAACCCCGGCACGGCCGCGGCCTGA
- a CDS encoding DUF502 domain-containing protein, with translation MKKYIITGLLVWLPLAITIWVLLWVLGIIDGVFASLLSAMQAVAPASLHDNLEGLRHIPGLGVVILVGALLLTGVFVANIFGQWWLKQWHRLLSNIPIVKSIYSSVKQVSDTLFSSSGNAFREAVLVQYPREGSWTIAFVTGRPSGEVAEALGDEHVSLYVPTTPNPTSGFFLMMPRASVKPLAMSVDEALKHIISMGVVAPNGPVTVAAENPRNLPG, from the coding sequence GTGAAGAAGTACATCATCACCGGCCTGCTGGTCTGGCTGCCTCTCGCGATCACCATCTGGGTGCTGCTGTGGGTGCTGGGCATCATCGACGGCGTGTTTGCCTCGCTGCTCAGCGCGATGCAGGCGGTCGCGCCGGCCTCGCTGCACGACAACCTCGAGGGCCTGCGCCATATCCCGGGCCTGGGCGTGGTGATCCTGGTCGGCGCGCTGCTGCTGACCGGCGTCTTCGTCGCCAACATCTTCGGCCAATGGTGGCTGAAGCAGTGGCATCGCCTGCTGTCCAACATCCCGATCGTCAAGAGCATCTACAGCTCGGTCAAGCAGGTCTCGGACACGCTGTTCTCCAGCAGCGGCAATGCCTTCCGCGAGGCGGTGCTGGTGCAGTACCCGCGCGAGGGCAGCTGGACCATCGCCTTCGTCACCGGCCGGCCCTCGGGCGAGGTGGCCGAGGCGCTCGGGGATGAACATGTCAGCCTCTATGTGCCGACCACGCCGAACCCCACCTCCGGCTTCTTCCTGATGATGCCGCGAGCCAGCGTCAAGCCGCTGGCGATGAGCGTGGATGAGGCGCTCAAGCACATCATCTCGATGGGCGTGGTGGCGCCCAATGGACCGGTCACCGTTGCGGCCGAGAATCCGCGAAACCTGCCGGGTTGA
- a CDS encoding FmdB family zinc ribbon protein, which translates to MPIYAYRCGSCGHAKDVLQKLSDAPLNTCPACGAETFSKQVTAAGFQLKGSGWYATDFKGGAGASAAAASTGSTAAADSGSAGSGGSDSGASSAAAAPAACGGSCACH; encoded by the coding sequence ATGCCGATCTATGCCTACCGCTGCGGTTCCTGCGGGCATGCCAAGGACGTGCTGCAGAAGCTCTCCGATGCGCCGCTGAACACCTGCCCCGCCTGCGGTGCCGAGACCTTCAGCAAGCAGGTCACCGCGGCCGGTTTCCAGCTCAAGGGCTCGGGCTGGTACGCGACCGACTTCAAGGGCGGCGCCGGCGCGAGCGCCGCGGCCGCCTCGACGGGCAGCACTGCCGCCGCGGACAGCGGCTCGGCCGGCTCCGGCGGTTCCGACAGCGGTGCCAGCAGCGCGGCGGCCGCCCCGGCGGCCTGCGGCGGCTCCTGTGCCTGCCACTGA
- a CDS encoding sodium:solute symporter family protein: MNTTLIAFVVLYLLGTLALGVWAGTRIKNTSDFAVAGRSLPLVMVITTTFATWFGAETVMGIPAKFVQGGLNAIVEDPFGAGTCLILVGAFFAAKLYRHNLLTIGGFYRQRYGKGVEVFCSVAIILSYLGWVAAQITALGLVFSVLTGGAMSTTTGMIVGTLAVLIYVVVGGFLAVAWTDFIQMIVLVLGLSAIAIFSADLAGGAGNVMAMVQSQDLLRFLPEPSFTEVAMFIGAALTMMLGSIPQQDVFQRVMSAKDAKTAQRGAIIGGVSYILFAFVPMFIVASAVVVMGQQAMDIARDDYQKLLPTFVLSKMPLLMQILFFGALLSAIKSTSSATLLAPSTSFVENILRNLRPKMSDREQLLAMRWSIVVFAGLVLAYAIAMQGTSIYELVSSAYQVPLVGAFVPLVMGLYWKRATTQGAIFSLAAGLGTWVLFMPQISGWGEHFPGQLAGLLAALAGMVLGSLLPQWLRNRHEAAPHMVQPS; this comes from the coding sequence ATGAACACCACGCTGATCGCCTTTGTCGTGCTGTACCTGCTGGGCACCCTGGCCCTGGGTGTCTGGGCCGGTACCCGGATCAAGAACACCAGTGATTTCGCCGTGGCCGGCCGCAGCCTGCCGCTGGTGATGGTGATCACCACCACCTTCGCGACCTGGTTCGGCGCCGAGACGGTGATGGGCATCCCGGCCAAGTTCGTGCAGGGGGGGCTGAACGCGATCGTCGAGGACCCGTTCGGCGCCGGCACCTGCCTGATCCTGGTCGGCGCCTTCTTCGCCGCCAAGCTCTACCGCCACAACCTGCTGACCATCGGCGGCTTCTACCGCCAGCGCTACGGCAAGGGCGTCGAGGTGTTCTGCTCGGTCGCCATCATCCTGAGCTATCTGGGTTGGGTGGCGGCGCAGATCACGGCCCTGGGCCTGGTGTTCTCGGTGCTGACCGGCGGCGCGATGAGCACCACCACCGGCATGATCGTCGGCACCCTGGCGGTGCTGATCTATGTGGTGGTCGGCGGCTTCCTGGCCGTGGCCTGGACCGACTTCATCCAGATGATCGTGCTGGTGCTGGGTCTGTCGGCGATCGCGATCTTCTCGGCCGACCTGGCCGGCGGCGCCGGCAATGTGATGGCGATGGTGCAGAGCCAGGACCTGCTGCGCTTCCTGCCCGAGCCCAGCTTCACCGAGGTCGCGATGTTCATCGGCGCGGCGCTGACGATGATGCTGGGCAGCATCCCGCAGCAGGACGTGTTCCAGCGCGTGATGTCGGCCAAGGATGCCAAGACCGCGCAGCGCGGCGCCATCATCGGCGGCGTCAGCTACATCCTGTTCGCCTTCGTACCGATGTTCATCGTGGCCAGCGCGGTGGTGGTGATGGGCCAGCAGGCGATGGATATTGCCCGCGACGACTACCAGAAGCTGCTGCCCACCTTCGTGCTGTCGAAGATGCCGCTGCTGATGCAGATCCTGTTCTTCGGCGCGCTGCTGTCGGCGATCAAGAGCACCTCCTCGGCGACCCTGCTGGCGCCCTCGACCAGCTTCGTCGAGAACATCCTGCGCAATCTGCGCCCGAAGATGAGCGACCGCGAGCAGCTGCTGGCGATGCGCTGGAGCATCGTCGTGTTCGCCGGCCTGGTGCTGGCCTACGCGATCGCGATGCAGGGCACCTCGATCTACGAGCTGGTCTCCTCCGCCTACCAGGTGCCGCTGGTTGGCGCCTTCGTGCCGTTGGTGATGGGCCTGTACTGGAAGCGCGCCACCACCCAGGGCGCGATCTTCTCGCTGGCGGCCGGCCTGGGCACCTGGGTGCTGTTCATGCCCCAGATCAGCGGCTGGGGCGAGCATTTCCCGGGCCAACTGGCCGGCCTGCTGGCCGCGCTGGCCGGCATGGTGCTGGGCAGCCTGCTGCCGCAATGGCTGCGCAACCGCCACGAGGCCGCGCCCCATATGGTGCAGCCGTCCTGA